The following coding sequences are from one Shewanella eurypsychrophilus window:
- a CDS encoding cold shock domain-containing protein, with protein sequence MQNIRLTGQLTHWDEGKGLGSIKPDKAHSDVATLHGPASEQIVAIQISALKHMSRQPKVGDCILFRIETKLDSKLNAFDASIQGVAVNPRVKPSGNTDSSDGKTRQLITALGVFSRLGGIVVILLIASYAYQLLSQ encoded by the coding sequence ATGCAAAATATCAGATTAACAGGTCAATTAACCCATTGGGATGAGGGTAAAGGCTTAGGATCCATTAAACCAGATAAGGCGCATAGTGATGTTGCGACCTTACATGGACCCGCCAGTGAACAGATAGTTGCCATTCAGATCTCGGCGCTAAAGCATATGAGCAGGCAACCAAAGGTTGGGGACTGCATCTTGTTTCGAATAGAGACTAAACTAGACAGTAAACTCAACGCCTTTGATGCCAGTATTCAAGGTGTGGCCGTTAATCCACGTGTTAAACCTTCGGGTAACACAGACAGCTCAGATGGTAAAACCAGGCAGCTCATCACGGCGTTAGGAGTATTTTCCAGATTAGGGGGAATTGTCGTTATCTTATTGATAGCAAGTTACGCCTACCAGCTGCTTAGCCAGTAA
- a CDS encoding DMT family transporter, whose amino-acid sequence MTMQVPATVPKLVPVAFLSVVLIWSTTPLGIVWSSGSVHPTMAVLLRMLIALSLGFMILLITRIRLPFSRAAIKLYCVSSIGIVGGMLLSYFAARYIASGTMSLIFGLSPLISGLLAQKILGEDKFGPMKLIAFTFAFIGLGIVCSSKLALSADSWIGLLLILTAVFLFSLSGVLIKTVKINIHPIASTVGALLFSTPLFVFAWLIFDGSLPIETWQEKSLWSILYLGVFGSLIGFISYFYILQNLKASTVALVTLITPVFAMMLGATLNGEVITNALIIGAIFVICGLGLYQFGDKASVIVSQKLAKKP is encoded by the coding sequence ATGACAATGCAAGTCCCTGCAACAGTACCCAAGTTGGTTCCTGTAGCCTTTTTATCTGTGGTGTTAATCTGGTCTACCACACCACTGGGGATTGTCTGGAGCAGTGGATCTGTTCACCCGACAATGGCCGTGTTGCTGAGGATGCTTATCGCCTTAAGTTTAGGCTTCATGATCTTACTCATCACTCGCATCCGGTTGCCTTTTAGTCGAGCCGCTATCAAGCTCTATTGTGTATCATCGATTGGCATTGTCGGTGGTATGTTGCTCAGTTACTTTGCTGCCAGATATATAGCATCGGGAACCATGTCACTTATCTTTGGCTTATCACCGTTAATCTCGGGTCTTTTAGCACAAAAGATACTCGGCGAAGATAAGTTTGGACCGATGAAACTTATCGCCTTTACTTTCGCCTTTATCGGCCTTGGAATTGTATGCTCATCTAAGCTGGCATTAAGTGCAGATAGCTGGATTGGTTTACTGCTGATCTTAACCGCTGTATTTCTATTTAGCCTAAGCGGCGTACTAATTAAAACCGTAAAAATAAATATTCACCCCATAGCGAGCACAGTCGGAGCCCTGTTATTTTCAACGCCGCTATTTGTATTTGCTTGGCTGATATTTGATGGCAGCTTACCCATAGAGACGTGGCAGGAAAAGTCACTATGGTCAATTCTCTACTTAGGTGTATTTGGCTCATTAATTGGCTTTATCTCTTATTTCTATATATTGCAAAACCTCAAGGCGAGTACTGTCGCCCTGGTGACTCTAATCACCCCTGTTTTTGCCATGATGCTCGGCGCTACACTTAATGGGGAGGTGATAACCAATGCGTTGATTATTGGCGCTATCTTCGTGATCTGCGGACTTGGCTTGTATCAATTTGGTGACAAGGCCTCAGTCATTGTTAGTCAGAAGTTAGCCAAGAAGCCTTAG
- a CDS encoding MBL fold metallo-hydrolase yields MSEYMSIYFNQIRTQRGCQSYLIGCHDTGSAILIDPETSQIEHYLGLLNHDGLSLQYILDTHTHADHFSASKQLANMLKVPIIMHSASSAPFVNMHVDDGEMIKVGKLQLTIMHTPGHTADSISIIMKDRVFTGDTLLIGGTGRTDLPTGDPEQLYTSLFSGLLKLDPELKVYPAHIYSQRLHSSIGEELANNPRLQKRNKAEFITLMRAVELNTPEHLTESLRTNLTGAKSVECLLDEASNDITFIQAKQLYIHTQTDSNEFMIIDVREQEAFSQGHIKDAVNIPRGQLEFKVNELLPDPTKRIAVYCESGSLSTLATATLRRLGYSHAIALEQGVNAWIQLGYPLMKSSNK; encoded by the coding sequence ATGTCCGAATATATGTCGATATATTTTAATCAAATACGTACACAGAGGGGCTGTCAGTCTTACCTTATTGGCTGTCATGACACTGGTTCAGCTATTTTAATCGATCCCGAAACCAGTCAAATTGAGCATTACTTAGGACTTCTTAACCATGATGGCCTTAGCCTTCAGTATATTCTCGATACTCACACCCATGCGGATCATTTCTCTGCCAGCAAACAATTGGCAAACATGCTGAAAGTTCCCATCATCATGCACAGTGCCAGTTCAGCACCTTTTGTAAATATGCATGTCGATGACGGCGAGATGATAAAAGTGGGTAAATTACAGTTAACCATAATGCACACGCCGGGTCATACCGCAGACTCTATATCTATCATCATGAAGGACAGAGTTTTCACCGGAGACACCCTACTGATTGGTGGAACAGGAAGAACCGATCTGCCCACTGGAGATCCCGAGCAGCTATACACCAGTTTGTTTAGTGGATTACTCAAACTCGATCCCGAATTAAAAGTCTATCCAGCCCATATCTACTCCCAACGGCTCCATAGCAGCATAGGTGAAGAGTTAGCAAATAACCCCAGACTTCAGAAGCGGAACAAAGCAGAATTTATAACACTAATGCGCGCAGTCGAACTCAACACACCGGAACACTTAACCGAATCCTTACGCACCAACTTAACGGGTGCTAAGTCCGTAGAATGCTTACTCGATGAAGCTAGCAACGACATCACTTTCATCCAAGCCAAGCAGCTGTATATTCATACACAAACCGACTCGAATGAATTTATGATTATAGATGTTCGCGAGCAGGAGGCTTTTAGCCAAGGTCATATCAAGGACGCCGTAAATATTCCTCGAGGTCAGTTAGAGTTTAAGGTGAACGAATTATTGCCAGATCCCACAAAACGTATCGCTGTGTATTGTGAGTCTGGTAGCTTATCGACCTTAGCCACAGCAACCTTAAGAAGGTTGGGCTACTCACATGCTATAGCACTAGAGCAAGGTGTAAATGCCTGGATACAACTCGGTTACCCGCTAATGAAAAGCTCAAATAAATAG
- a CDS encoding ribosome alternative rescue factor ArfA, whose translation MAKHNERTAIIEHDNKRGTIKDNALKALVTSELFRMRVEKPKKGKGSYNRKQKGHMLKGNAPFDFLTFNEI comes from the coding sequence GTGGCCAAACACAATGAAAGAACTGCCATTATCGAGCATGATAATAAGCGTGGCACAATCAAGGACAATGCATTGAAAGCCTTAGTCACTAGCGAACTTTTCAGGATGCGAGTCGAAAAGCCGAAAAAAGGCAAAGGGTCTTACAACCGCAAACAAAAGGGGCATATGCTGAAAGGCAATGCCCCTTTCGACTTTTTAACCTTCAACGAAATTTAA
- a CDS encoding SDR family NAD(P)-dependent oxidoreductase, which yields MTADVNTGTANVNRSAQISSAMPTILITGASKGVGAACVHQFAQAFPDGVNLALVARGLTGLQELEAKLEQYPNAKLLTLSADIACLQACKTIIEETVETFGSINVLINNAGLHHRGDFSQQTPEQIAAMVDVNLRSPLYLSALVLPHMPQSGPKAIVMVGSLAGRAPLQGASTYSSTKSGLRAFTYALSDELRDKNINVAVVSPGPIDTSFIMDEIDEVEDIVYSQPMSTPKQVAEAVVSLAKGKQTEIAMPWFSGKLTTLGYLFPSFRRASRSLLYRIGRKNKDKYRRRQT from the coding sequence ATGACAGCAGATGTGAATACGGGTACAGCAAACGTAAATAGAAGCGCCCAGATAAGCTCTGCGATGCCTACAATCCTGATAACTGGCGCATCTAAAGGCGTAGGTGCAGCCTGTGTGCATCAGTTTGCTCAAGCCTTTCCAGATGGAGTGAACCTTGCCCTAGTAGCAAGAGGCTTAACAGGCTTACAAGAGCTTGAAGCTAAGCTAGAACAATATCCCAACGCTAAACTATTAACCCTATCGGCAGATATCGCGTGTCTTCAGGCATGTAAGACCATCATTGAAGAGACGGTTGAAACTTTTGGCAGCATCAATGTACTGATCAACAATGCCGGACTTCACCATCGAGGAGATTTTAGCCAACAAACACCGGAACAGATAGCTGCAATGGTGGATGTAAACCTAAGATCGCCTCTTTATCTATCGGCATTGGTGTTGCCTCATATGCCTCAATCTGGCCCTAAGGCCATTGTTATGGTGGGATCGTTGGCAGGCCGCGCCCCTCTACAGGGCGCTTCGACTTACAGCTCCACTAAGTCAGGATTGAGAGCCTTTACATATGCCTTGAGTGATGAACTTAGGGATAAAAATATCAATGTGGCAGTTGTATCACCAGGCCCCATAGACACCAGTTTTATTATGGATGAAATTGATGAAGTCGAAGATATCGTCTACTCACAACCCATGAGCACGCCTAAACAAGTCGCCGAGGCTGTAGTGAGCCTGGCTAAAGGTAAGCAAACCGAAATTGCCATGCCCTGGTTTAGCGGCAAACTCACCACATTAGGTTATCTTTTCCCCAGTTTTCGCCGCGCAAGTCGCAGCTTGCTCTACCGTATAGGTCGTAAGAACAAAGATAAATACCGTCGAAGGCAGACTTAA